From a single Arvicanthis niloticus isolate mArvNil1 chromosome 19, mArvNil1.pat.X, whole genome shotgun sequence genomic region:
- the LOC143435088 gene encoding uncharacterized protein LOC143435088 — MPRSTVTLREQTRSLCTWERKRTALPLSAQAAGASRSLTPRAEALRAGQRNRTPPLIERAEDSTLLFLAFLVAALQSSLQDVCRRWRRFDPRIVMSLTYNPSESDLTRMLERSK; from the exons ATGCCAAGAAGCACAGTGACCCTTCGCGAACAAACACGATCACTGTGCACATGGGAGCGAAAACGCACTGCTCTACCTCTGAGCGCCCAGGCGGCAGGAGCCTCGCGGAGCCTGACACCCAGGGCGGAGGCTCTGAGGGCGGGACAGCGCAACCGGACTCCTCCCTTAATTGAGCGGGCCGAAGATTCGACTCTCCTCTTCCTCGCCTTCCTCGTCGCCGCACTACAGAGCAGCCTGCAGGATGTGTGTCGGCGATGGCGCCGCTTCGATCCCCGGATTGTGATGAGCCTAACCTACAATCCGAG TGAGTCCGATCTTACGAGGATGCTGGAGCGGAGCAAATAG
- the Setd9 gene encoding LOW QUALITY PROTEIN: SET domain-containing protein 9 (The sequence of the model RefSeq protein was modified relative to this genomic sequence to represent the inferred CDS: inserted 5 bases in 4 codons; substituted 1 base at 1 genomic stop codon) encodes KWKLSDSSTHCRGPKDKIIAAEVVLGTLPKVSQFLNDRSKQSXISGLPPEPAESKYXHLRGVQHQKVKMXYQQQNVFKLEDILCKTLGFSVCRKMFLVIEGLITKEQNLCILVTAQYCQKLLVYFTCCYLCLCLVVSHHNKYDPIFFQSIGNSFSFRCLDRTLINGNDKGISKNSDTFKSSCNRRDQPGPLRMTDSGTWLISEIHSPXIGQYVDNCSDSKLAQATKVCYPEFDVPAVFPRERKQXFPNIACSFDKGQPFKSACLVFDGTFTTLEK; translated from the exons AAATGGAAACTTTCAGATTCTTCAACACATTGCAGAGGACCCAAAGATAAAATTATCGCAGCTGAAGTTGTACTAGGAACATTACCAAAGGTTTCCCAGTTTCTCAATGACCGTAGTAAACAATC AATCTCTGGACTGCCTCCAGAACCTGCTGAGTCAAAATATTAACACCTTCGGGGAGTTCAGCATCAAAAGGTGAAAA GGTATCAACAACAAAATGTCTTTAAACTAGAAGACATTCTTTGTAAGACGTTGGGTTTCAGTGTCTGCAGGAAGATGTTTCTTGTCATTGAAGGACTGATAACAAAGGAGCAGAATCTATGTATCCTGGTAACAGCTCAGTACTGCCAAAAATTGCTTGTCTA TTTTACATGTTGCTATCTATGCCTTTGCCTTGTTGTATCACATCATAATAAATATGACCCAATCTTTTTTCAATCCATTGGAAACTCATTTAGTTTTAGATGCCTGGATAGGACGCTCATTAATGGAAATGACAAAGGAATATCAAAAAATT CTGATACTTTCAAATCTTCTTGCAACAGGAGAGATCAACCTGGCCCTTTAAGAATGACTGACagt gGTACGTGGTTAATATCAGAAATTCACAGTC ACATAGGACAGTATGTTGACAATTGTTCAGACAGTAAGTTG GCACAAGCCACTAAAGTCTGTTACCCGGAATTTGATGTGCCTGCAGTTTTCCCTAGAGAACGGAAGC ATTTCCCAAACATTGCCTGCAGCTTCGACAAAGGTCAGCCTTTTAAATCAGCATGTCTGGTCTTTGACGGTACATTTACtacacttgaaaaataa